In the Cololabis saira isolate AMF1-May2022 chromosome 7, fColSai1.1, whole genome shotgun sequence genome, one interval contains:
- the LOC133446984 gene encoding protocadherin alpha-C2-like isoform X3 has translation MGYVQVFLVFSVIVNSVSAVTHYSVPEEMEEGSVVANLAADLGLDANTLKSRKMRVDVVANKKYLDINKDTGELFILERIDRESLCPSKTTTLCSLKLDAAIENPIRMFNIEVEIMDINDNAPHFRRGTMHLDISESSPVGERFSLNNAADPDVGTNSVKDYHLSASDHFALEIQTGRDGTKFADLVLKKALDREQHAVHNLILTAVDGGVPTRTGTASIIVRVLDVNDNAPSFDKDKYVVDVMENSPIGSLVIKLNATDLDEGSNSDVFYSYSLYTSERTQNIFNLNPENGEITVREMINYEDFKIYEMEVIASDKGPNSLSGQCKLTIQVTDMNDNHPQISIKSFQTPVSENIELDTVIAVVSISDKDSGDNGKVDLHIPGNMPFKLRESSDNYYELVVSEPLDREKVPEYDITFTVTDRGSPPLSDNETMTLELLDVNDNVPQFPQSFYTIRVMENNAPGALLSSLTAFDPDLHENQYLVYFIIEREIVNTSMSMLFSINPENGNLYALKTFDYEIEDEFLFHIEARDSGSPPLSSNVTVHIIIVDQNDNAPVIVSPWRAHGSVVEEKIPRSTDKGSLVAKVIALDTDSVHNSRITYQFLQVTDASLFSLDQYNGEIRTMRMFSYKDPRHLRLVVVAKDNGQPALSATVTIKLITVETAVKTYSDMTEMPLEYDIFSDLNLYLLIGLGSVSFLLLITILVTIVLKCQSPKGSKPAPPSRNSVISERNSTIADSTLVSNDAYWYSLFLAETRKGKMVVRQPLPKGSRYFVSSLPRGTGLTDTSDSAASTLQASTTSSSSST, from the exons ATGGGGTACGTGCAGGTATTTCTCGTTTTTTCCGTCATCGTAAACTCAGTATCTGCAGTAACTCATTATTCTGTCCCCGAAGAAATGGAGGAGGGATCTGTTGTTGCAAATTTGGCAGCTGATTTGGGATTAGACGCGAACACGCTGAAGTCGAGAAAAATGCGCGTGGATGTTGTTGCCAATAAAAAGTATCTGGACATCAACAAAGACACTGGAGAACTGTTTATTTTGGAAAGGATAGATAGAGAGTCACTGTGCCCTTCGAAGACAACTACGCTCTGCTCTCTTAAATTAGACGCTGCAATAGAGAATCCGATACGTATGTTTAATATTGAGGTGGAAATAATGGACATTAATGACAACGCGCCTCATTTTCGGAGAGGAACGATGCATttagatatctcagaatcaagTCCCGTTGGGGAGAGATTTTCCCTGAATAATGCTGCAGACCCAGATGTGGGAACTAATTCTGTGAAGGATTACCACCTGAGCGCAAGCGATCACTTTGCACTGGAGATTCAGACCGGGAGAGATGGGACCAAATTTGCCGATTTGGTTCTGAAAAAAGCCTTAGACAGAGAGCAGCACGCTGTTCATAATCTAATTCTCACTGCTGTGGATGGAGGAGTCCCCACACGCACAGGTACAGCCAGCATCATTGTTCGCGTGCTTGACGTGAACGACAACGCCCCTTCCTTTGACAAAGACAAGTACGTGGTAGATGTGATGGAAAACTCCCCGATTGGTAGTTTAGTAATCAAACTGAATGCTACTGACTTAGATGAAGGGTCCAACTctgatgttttttattcttataGTTTGTACACATCAGAGAGAACACAAAATATATTTAACCTGAATCCAGAAAATGGTGAAATAACAGTGAGAGAGATGATAAACTATGAGGATTTTAAAATATATGAGATGGAGGTAATAGCCAGTGATAAGGGACCCAACTCCTTATCTGGACAGTGTAAACTGACCATACAGGTGACTGATATGAATGATAATCATCCACAAATTTCTATTAAATCATTTCAGACCCCAGTTAGTGAAAACATTGAGTTAGACACGGTGATAGCTGTAGTTAGTATCAGTGATAAAGACTCAGGTGATAATGGAAAGGTTGATCTGCATATTCCAGGTAACATGCCTTTCAAACTGAGGGAGTCCTCTGATAACTATTATGAGTTAGTGGTGTCAGAGCCATTAGACCGTGAGAAGGTCCCAGAATATGACATCACGTTCACAGTCACAGACAGAGGTTCTCCTCCTTTATCTGACAATGAGACTATGACTTTAGAGCTGCTGGATGTTAATGACAATGTTCCACAGTTCCCCCAGTCGTTTTATACTATACGTGTAATGGAGAATAACGCACCTGGAGCCCTGCTCAGCTCACTCACTGCATTTGACCCTGATCTCCATGAAAACCAGTATCTAGTTTACTTCATCATAGAGAGGGAGATTGTCAACACTTCCATGTCCATGCTGTTCTCCATCAATCCAGAGAATGGTAACCTTTACGCTCTGAAAACTTTTGACTATGAGATTGAGGATgagtttcttttccacatcgaGGCCAGAGACTCTGGTTCTCCTCCACTCAGCAGTAACGTGACCGTCCACATCATTATTGTGGATCAGAACGACAATGCTCCAGTCATTGTCTCTCCATGGCGTGCACATGGCTCGGTGGTGGAGGAAAAGATCCCCAGATCCACTGATAAAGGCTCCCTGGTTGCTAAGGTGATAGCCTTAGATACAGACTCGGTGCACAACTCTCGGATTACCTACCAGTTTCTACAAGTGACTGATGCCAGTTTGTTCAGTCTGGACCAATACAACGGAGAGATCCGGACTATGAGGATGTTCAGTTACAAAGATCCACGTCACCTCAGACTGGTTGTTGTTGCCAAGGACAACGGACAGCCCGCTCTCTCAGCTACAGTCACCATCAAGCTGATCACAGTGGAGACTGCTGTTAAGACCTACTCTGACATGACTGAGATGCCTCTGGAATACGACATCTTTTCAGACCTGAACCTGTATTTGCTCATCGGTCTGGGCTCAGTGTCATTTCTGCTGCTGATCACCATCCTTGTCACCATCGTGCTCAAGTGTCAGAGTCCCAAAGGCAGTAAACCGGCTCCTCCCAGCAGGAACAGTGTGATCAGTGAGAGGAACTCCACCATTGCAGACTCCACTCTGGTCTCCAACGATGCCTACTGGTACAGTCTGTTTCTAGCTGAGACCAGGAAAGGAAAGATGGTGGTTAGACAGCCTCTGCCGAAGGGCTCCCGGTACTTCGTGTCCAGTTTACCAAGAGGAACAGGATTGACCGATACTAGTGACTCAGCTGCTTCAACCCTGCAG GCATCCACCACTAGCAGCAGCAGTTCCACGTAA
- the LOC133446989 gene encoding protocadherin alpha-C2-like gives MMGLCILSQQWTRYVSTIIFFLVTLNSASAVTHYSVPEELEEGSVVANLAGDLGLDVKTLVERKMRLEIIANRKYLDVNKETGELYIVERIDRETLCSAKTTCYLKMEAIIENPKRIFYIELEILDINDNVPHFRRDTIDLDISESTQAGERFSVSNAVDPDVGSNSVKTYHLSESEYFTIEIQSGRDGSKFAELILKKSLNREEIAVHYLILTAVDGGVPSRSGTASIIVHVLDTNDNAPKFEKESYEVSVLENSPIGSLVIDLNATDLDEGSNSDVVYSYSFYTSEKTQETFYLNPTTGDITVKGVLNYEDFRIYDMEVIATDKGASPLTGQCKVTIQVKDMNDNHPQISIKSFQTPVSENIELDTVIAVVSISDKDSGDNGKVDLHIPGNMPFKLRESSDNYYELVVSEPLDREKVPEYDITFTVTDRGSPPLSDNETMTLELLDVNDNVPQFPQSFYTIRVMENNAPGALLSSLTAFDPDLHENQYLVYFIIEREIVNTSMSMLFSINPENGNLYALKTFDYEIENEFLFHIEARDSGSPPLSSNVTVHIIIVDQNDNAPVIVSPWRAHGSVVEEKIPRSTDKGSLVAKVIALDTDSVHNSRITYQFLQVTDASLFSLDQYNGEIRTMRMFSNKDPRHLRLVVVAKDNGQPALSATVTIKLITVETAVKTYSDMTEMPLEYDIFSDLNLYLLIGLGSVSFLLLITILVTIVLKCQSPKGSKPAPPSRNSVISERNSTIADSTLVSNDAYWYSLFLAETRKGKMVVRQPLPKGSRYIVSSLPRGTGLTDTSDSAASTLQV, from the coding sequence AATCGCAAATATCTGGATGTGAACAAAGAAACAGGGGAGCTGTACATTGTTGAGCGAATTGACAGAGAGACTCTGTGTTCCGCCAAGACAACTTGCTATTTAAAAATGGAAGCTATAATCGAAAACCCTAAACGGATATTTTATATTGAGTTGGAAATTTTAGACATAAATGATAACGTACCTCATTTCAGAAGAGATACGATAGATTTAGATATTTCAGAATCCACGCAGGCCGGTGAACGTTTTTCTGTCAGCAATGCAGTAGATCCAGACGTTGGATCTAACTCCGTAAAAACGTACCACCTGAGTGAGAGCGAATATTTTACAATAGAAATCCAATCTGGAAGAGATGGTTCAAAATTTGCAGAACTgatcttaaaaaaaagtttaaacagAGAGGAGATAGCAGTTCACTATTTGATACTTACAGCTGTAGATGGTGGTGTGCCATCTCGATCTGGTACAGCCAGCATAATCGTTCATGTTCTGGATACAAATGATAACGCCCCAAAATTTGAAAAAGAGAGCTACGAAGTCAGTGTTTTAGAGAATTCTCCAATAGGAAGTCTTGTTATTGATCTTAATGCGACAGATTTAGACGAGGGATCGAATTCAGACGTTGTGTATTCATATAGTTTTTATACATCAGAGAAAACGCAAGAAACCTTTTATTTGAATCCAACCACTGGTGACATTACTGTTAAAGGAGTGTTAAATTATGAGGATTTCAGGATTTATGATATGGAGGTAATAGCAACTGACAAAGGGGCCAGTCCATTAACGGGACAATGTAAAGTCACAATTCAAGTTAAGGACATGAATGACAATCATCCACAAATTTCTATTAAATCATTTCAGACCCCAGTTAGTGAAAACATTGAGTTAGACACAGTGATAGCTGTAGTTAGTATCAGTGATAAAGACTCAGGTGATAATGGAAAGGTTGATCTGCATATTCCAGGTAACATGCCTTTCAAACTGAGGGAGTCCTCTGATAACTATTATGAGTTAGTGGTGTCAGAGCCATTAGACCGCGAGAAGGTCCCAGAATATGACATCACGTTCACAGTGACAGACAGAGGTTCTCCTCCTTTATCTGACAATGAGACTATGACTTTAGAGCTGCTGGATGTTAATGACAATGTTCCACAGTTCCCCCAGTCATTTTATACTATACGTGTAATGGAGAATAACGCACCTGGAGCCCTGCTCAGCTCACTCACTGCGTTTGACCCTGATCTCCATGAAAACCAGTATCTAGTTTACTTCATCATAGAGAGGGAGATTGTCAACACTTCCATGTCCATGCTGTTCTCCATCAATCCAGAGAACGGTAACCTTTACGCTCTGAAGACATTTGACTATGAGATTGAGAATgagtttcttttccacatcgaGGCCAGAGACTCTGGTTCCCCTCCACTCAGCAGTAATGTGACCGTCCACATCATTATTGTGGATCAGAACGACAATGCTCCAGTCATTGTCTCTCCATGGCGTGCACACGGCTCGGTGGTGGAGGAAAAGATCCCCAGATCCACTGATAAAGGCTCCCTGGTTGCTAAGGTGATAGCCTTAGATACAGACTCGGTGCACAACTCTCGGATTACCTACCAGTTTCTACAGGTGACTGATGCCAGTTTGTTCAGTCTGGACCAATACAACGGAGAGATCCGGACTATGAGGATGTTCAGTAACAAAGATCCACGTCACCTCAGACTGGTTGTTGTTGCCAAAGACAACGGACAGCCCGCTCTCTCAGCTACAGTCACCATCAAGCTGATCACAGTGGAGACTGCTGTTAAGACCTACTCTGACATGACTGAGATGCCTCTGGAATACGACATCTTTTCAGACCTGAACCTGTACTTGCTCATCGGTCTGGGCTCAGTGTCATTTCTGCTGCTGATCACCATCCTTGTCACCATCGTGCTCAAGTGTCAGAGTCCCAAAGGCAGTAAACCGGCTCCTCCCAGCAGGAACAGTGTGATCAGTGAGAGGAACTCCACCATTGCAGACTCCACTCTGGTCTCCAACGATGCCTACTGGTACAGTCTGTTTCTAGCTGAGACCAGGAAAGGAAAGATGGTGGTTAGACAGCCTCTGCCGAAGGGCTCCCGGTACATCGTGTCCAGTTTACCAAGAGGAACTGGACTGACCGATACTAGTGACTCAGCTGCATCAACCCTGCAGGTATGA